Proteins encoded within one genomic window of Canis lupus dingo isolate Sandy chromosome 28, ASM325472v2, whole genome shotgun sequence:
- the TIAL1 gene encoding nucleolysin TIAR isoform X3, whose product MITEQPDSRRVNSSVGFSVLQHTSNDPYCFVEFYEHRDAAAALAAMNGRKILGKEVKVNWATTPSSQKKDTSNHFHVFVGDLSPEITTEDIKSAFAPFGKISDARVVKDMATGKSKGYGFVSFYNKLDAENAIVHMGGQWLGGRQIRTNWATRKPPAPKSTQENNTKQLRFEDVVNQSSPKNCTVYCGGIASGLTDQLMRQTFSPFGQIMEIRVFPEKGYSFVRFSTHESAAHAIVSVNGTTIEGHVVKCYWGKESPDMTKNFQQVDYSQWGQWSQVYGNPQQYGQYMANGWQVPPYGVYGQPWNQQGFGVDQSPSAAWMGGFGAQPPQGQAPPPVIPPPNQAGYGMASYQTQ is encoded by the exons ATGATAACAGAG CAACCCGATAGCAGAAGGGTCAACTCTTCTGTTGGATTTTCTGTTTTGCAGCATACAAGCAATGACCCATATTGCTTTGTGGAATTTTATGAACACAGAGATGCAGCTGCTGCATTAGCTGCtatgaatgggagaaaaattttGGGAAAG gagGTCAAAGTAAACTGGGCAACAACACCAAGTAGCCAGAAAAAAGATACTTCCA ATCACTTCCATGTGTTTGTTGGGGATTTGAGTCCAGAAATTACAACAGAAGATATCAAATCAGCATTTGCCCCCTTTGGTAAAATATC GGATGCCCGAGTAGTTAAAGACATGGCAACTGGAAAATCCAAAGGCTATggttttgtatctttttataacAAACTG gATGCAGAAAATGCAATTGTGCATATGGGAGGTCAATGGTTGGGTGGTCGTCAGATCAGAACCAACTGGGCCACACGTAAACCACCTGCACCTAAAAGTACACAAGAAA ATAACACTAAGCAGTTGAGATTTGAAGATGTAGTAAACCAGTCAAGTCCAAAAAATTGTACTGTGTACTGTGGAGGAATTGCCTCTGGGTTAACAG ATCAGCTTATGAGACAGACTTTCTCACCATTTggacaaattatggaaataagAGTTTTTCCAGAGAAAGGCTATTCATTTGTCAG ATTTTCAACCCATGAAAGTGCAGCCCATGCCATTGTTTCAGTGAATGGCACCACGATTGAAGGACATGTTGTTAAATGCTATTGGGGTAAAGAATCTCCTGATATGACTAAAAACTTCCAACAG GTCGACTATAGTCAGTGGGGCCAGTGGAGTCAGGTTTATGGAAACCCACAACAGTATGGACAGTATATGGCAAATGGGTGGCAAGTACCGCCTTACGGAGTATACGGGCAACCATGGAACCAACAAGGATTTGGAGTAGA tcAATCACCTTCTGCTGCTTGGATGGGTGGATTTGGTGCTCAGCCTCCCCAAGGACAAGCTCCTCCCCCTGTAATACCTCCTCCTAACCAAGCTGGATATGGTATGGCAAGTTACCAAACACAGTGA
- the TIAL1 gene encoding nucleolysin TIAR isoform X2: MMEDDGQPRTLYVGNLSRDVTEVLILQLFSQIGPCKSCKMITEHTSNDPYCFVEFYEHRDAAAALAAMNGRKILGKEVKVNWATTPSSQKKDTSNHFHVFVGDLSPEITTEDIKSAFAPFGKISDARVVKDMATGKSKGYGFVSFYNKLDAENAIVHMGGQWLGGRQIRTNWATRKPPAPKSTQENNTKQLRFEDVVNQSSPKNCTVYCGGIASGLTDQLMRQTFSPFGQIMEIRVFPEKGYSFVRFSTHESAAHAIVSVNGTTIEGHVVKCYWGKESPDMTKNFQQVDYSQWGQWSQVYGNPQQYGQYMANGWQVPPYGVYGQPWNQQGFGVDQSPSAAWMGGFGAQPPQGQAPPPVIPPPNQAGYGMASYQTQ; this comes from the exons ATGATGGAAGACGACGGGCAGCCCCGGACTCT ATACGTAGGTAACCTCTCCAGAGATGTGACAGAAGTCCTTATTCTTCAGTTATTCAGTCAGATTGGACCCTGTAAAAGCTGTAAAATGATAACAGAG CATACAAGCAATGACCCATATTGCTTTGTGGAATTTTATGAACACAGAGATGCAGCTGCTGCATTAGCTGCtatgaatgggagaaaaattttGGGAAAG gagGTCAAAGTAAACTGGGCAACAACACCAAGTAGCCAGAAAAAAGATACTTCCA ATCACTTCCATGTGTTTGTTGGGGATTTGAGTCCAGAAATTACAACAGAAGATATCAAATCAGCATTTGCCCCCTTTGGTAAAATATC GGATGCCCGAGTAGTTAAAGACATGGCAACTGGAAAATCCAAAGGCTATggttttgtatctttttataacAAACTG gATGCAGAAAATGCAATTGTGCATATGGGAGGTCAATGGTTGGGTGGTCGTCAGATCAGAACCAACTGGGCCACACGTAAACCACCTGCACCTAAAAGTACACAAGAAA ATAACACTAAGCAGTTGAGATTTGAAGATGTAGTAAACCAGTCAAGTCCAAAAAATTGTACTGTGTACTGTGGAGGAATTGCCTCTGGGTTAACAG ATCAGCTTATGAGACAGACTTTCTCACCATTTggacaaattatggaaataagAGTTTTTCCAGAGAAAGGCTATTCATTTGTCAG ATTTTCAACCCATGAAAGTGCAGCCCATGCCATTGTTTCAGTGAATGGCACCACGATTGAAGGACATGTTGTTAAATGCTATTGGGGTAAAGAATCTCCTGATATGACTAAAAACTTCCAACAG GTCGACTATAGTCAGTGGGGCCAGTGGAGTCAGGTTTATGGAAACCCACAACAGTATGGACAGTATATGGCAAATGGGTGGCAAGTACCGCCTTACGGAGTATACGGGCAACCATGGAACCAACAAGGATTTGGAGTAGA tcAATCACCTTCTGCTGCTTGGATGGGTGGATTTGGTGCTCAGCCTCCCCAAGGACAAGCTCCTCCCCCTGTAATACCTCCTCCTAACCAAGCTGGATATGGTATGGCAAGTTACCAAACACAGTGA
- the TIAL1 gene encoding nucleolysin TIAR isoform X1 has translation MMEDDGQPRTLYVGNLSRDVTEVLILQLFSQIGPCKSCKMITEQPDSRRVNSSVGFSVLQHTSNDPYCFVEFYEHRDAAAALAAMNGRKILGKEVKVNWATTPSSQKKDTSNHFHVFVGDLSPEITTEDIKSAFAPFGKISDARVVKDMATGKSKGYGFVSFYNKLDAENAIVHMGGQWLGGRQIRTNWATRKPPAPKSTQENNTKQLRFEDVVNQSSPKNCTVYCGGIASGLTDQLMRQTFSPFGQIMEIRVFPEKGYSFVRFSTHESAAHAIVSVNGTTIEGHVVKCYWGKESPDMTKNFQQVDYSQWGQWSQVYGNPQQYGQYMANGWQVPPYGVYGQPWNQQGFGVDQSPSAAWMGGFGAQPPQGQAPPPVIPPPNQAGYGMASYQTQ, from the exons ATGATGGAAGACGACGGGCAGCCCCGGACTCT ATACGTAGGTAACCTCTCCAGAGATGTGACAGAAGTCCTTATTCTTCAGTTATTCAGTCAGATTGGACCCTGTAAAAGCTGTAAAATGATAACAGAG CAACCCGATAGCAGAAGGGTCAACTCTTCTGTTGGATTTTCTGTTTTGCAGCATACAAGCAATGACCCATATTGCTTTGTGGAATTTTATGAACACAGAGATGCAGCTGCTGCATTAGCTGCtatgaatgggagaaaaattttGGGAAAG gagGTCAAAGTAAACTGGGCAACAACACCAAGTAGCCAGAAAAAAGATACTTCCA ATCACTTCCATGTGTTTGTTGGGGATTTGAGTCCAGAAATTACAACAGAAGATATCAAATCAGCATTTGCCCCCTTTGGTAAAATATC GGATGCCCGAGTAGTTAAAGACATGGCAACTGGAAAATCCAAAGGCTATggttttgtatctttttataacAAACTG gATGCAGAAAATGCAATTGTGCATATGGGAGGTCAATGGTTGGGTGGTCGTCAGATCAGAACCAACTGGGCCACACGTAAACCACCTGCACCTAAAAGTACACAAGAAA ATAACACTAAGCAGTTGAGATTTGAAGATGTAGTAAACCAGTCAAGTCCAAAAAATTGTACTGTGTACTGTGGAGGAATTGCCTCTGGGTTAACAG ATCAGCTTATGAGACAGACTTTCTCACCATTTggacaaattatggaaataagAGTTTTTCCAGAGAAAGGCTATTCATTTGTCAG ATTTTCAACCCATGAAAGTGCAGCCCATGCCATTGTTTCAGTGAATGGCACCACGATTGAAGGACATGTTGTTAAATGCTATTGGGGTAAAGAATCTCCTGATATGACTAAAAACTTCCAACAG GTCGACTATAGTCAGTGGGGCCAGTGGAGTCAGGTTTATGGAAACCCACAACAGTATGGACAGTATATGGCAAATGGGTGGCAAGTACCGCCTTACGGAGTATACGGGCAACCATGGAACCAACAAGGATTTGGAGTAGA tcAATCACCTTCTGCTGCTTGGATGGGTGGATTTGGTGCTCAGCCTCCCCAAGGACAAGCTCCTCCCCCTGTAATACCTCCTCCTAACCAAGCTGGATATGGTATGGCAAGTTACCAAACACAGTGA
- the TIAL1 gene encoding nucleolysin TIAR isoform X4, with protein sequence MITEHTSNDPYCFVEFYEHRDAAAALAAMNGRKILGKEVKVNWATTPSSQKKDTSNHFHVFVGDLSPEITTEDIKSAFAPFGKISDARVVKDMATGKSKGYGFVSFYNKLDAENAIVHMGGQWLGGRQIRTNWATRKPPAPKSTQENNTKQLRFEDVVNQSSPKNCTVYCGGIASGLTDQLMRQTFSPFGQIMEIRVFPEKGYSFVRFSTHESAAHAIVSVNGTTIEGHVVKCYWGKESPDMTKNFQQVDYSQWGQWSQVYGNPQQYGQYMANGWQVPPYGVYGQPWNQQGFGVDQSPSAAWMGGFGAQPPQGQAPPPVIPPPNQAGYGMASYQTQ encoded by the exons ATGATAACAGAG CATACAAGCAATGACCCATATTGCTTTGTGGAATTTTATGAACACAGAGATGCAGCTGCTGCATTAGCTGCtatgaatgggagaaaaattttGGGAAAG gagGTCAAAGTAAACTGGGCAACAACACCAAGTAGCCAGAAAAAAGATACTTCCA ATCACTTCCATGTGTTTGTTGGGGATTTGAGTCCAGAAATTACAACAGAAGATATCAAATCAGCATTTGCCCCCTTTGGTAAAATATC GGATGCCCGAGTAGTTAAAGACATGGCAACTGGAAAATCCAAAGGCTATggttttgtatctttttataacAAACTG gATGCAGAAAATGCAATTGTGCATATGGGAGGTCAATGGTTGGGTGGTCGTCAGATCAGAACCAACTGGGCCACACGTAAACCACCTGCACCTAAAAGTACACAAGAAA ATAACACTAAGCAGTTGAGATTTGAAGATGTAGTAAACCAGTCAAGTCCAAAAAATTGTACTGTGTACTGTGGAGGAATTGCCTCTGGGTTAACAG ATCAGCTTATGAGACAGACTTTCTCACCATTTggacaaattatggaaataagAGTTTTTCCAGAGAAAGGCTATTCATTTGTCAG ATTTTCAACCCATGAAAGTGCAGCCCATGCCATTGTTTCAGTGAATGGCACCACGATTGAAGGACATGTTGTTAAATGCTATTGGGGTAAAGAATCTCCTGATATGACTAAAAACTTCCAACAG GTCGACTATAGTCAGTGGGGCCAGTGGAGTCAGGTTTATGGAAACCCACAACAGTATGGACAGTATATGGCAAATGGGTGGCAAGTACCGCCTTACGGAGTATACGGGCAACCATGGAACCAACAAGGATTTGGAGTAGA tcAATCACCTTCTGCTGCTTGGATGGGTGGATTTGGTGCTCAGCCTCCCCAAGGACAAGCTCCTCCCCCTGTAATACCTCCTCCTAACCAAGCTGGATATGGTATGGCAAGTTACCAAACACAGTGA
- the TIAL1 gene encoding nucleolysin TIAR isoform X6, with protein MDARVVKDMATGKSKGYGFVSFYNKLDAENAIVHMGGQWLGGRQIRTNWATRKPPAPKSTQENNTKQLRFEDVVNQSSPKNCTVYCGGIASGLTDQLMRQTFSPFGQIMEIRVFPEKGYSFVRFSTHESAAHAIVSVNGTTIEGHVVKCYWGKESPDMTKNFQQVDYSQWGQWSQVYGNPQQYGQYMANGWQVPPYGVYGQPWNQQGFGVDQSPSAAWMGGFGAQPPQGQAPPPVIPPPNQAGYGMASYQTQ; from the exons AT GGATGCCCGAGTAGTTAAAGACATGGCAACTGGAAAATCCAAAGGCTATggttttgtatctttttataacAAACTG gATGCAGAAAATGCAATTGTGCATATGGGAGGTCAATGGTTGGGTGGTCGTCAGATCAGAACCAACTGGGCCACACGTAAACCACCTGCACCTAAAAGTACACAAGAAA ATAACACTAAGCAGTTGAGATTTGAAGATGTAGTAAACCAGTCAAGTCCAAAAAATTGTACTGTGTACTGTGGAGGAATTGCCTCTGGGTTAACAG ATCAGCTTATGAGACAGACTTTCTCACCATTTggacaaattatggaaataagAGTTTTTCCAGAGAAAGGCTATTCATTTGTCAG ATTTTCAACCCATGAAAGTGCAGCCCATGCCATTGTTTCAGTGAATGGCACCACGATTGAAGGACATGTTGTTAAATGCTATTGGGGTAAAGAATCTCCTGATATGACTAAAAACTTCCAACAG GTCGACTATAGTCAGTGGGGCCAGTGGAGTCAGGTTTATGGAAACCCACAACAGTATGGACAGTATATGGCAAATGGGTGGCAAGTACCGCCTTACGGAGTATACGGGCAACCATGGAACCAACAAGGATTTGGAGTAGA tcAATCACCTTCTGCTGCTTGGATGGGTGGATTTGGTGCTCAGCCTCCCCAAGGACAAGCTCCTCCCCCTGTAATACCTCCTCCTAACCAAGCTGGATATGGTATGGCAAGTTACCAAACACAGTGA
- the TIAL1 gene encoding nucleolysin TIAR isoform X5 gives MMEDDGQPRTLYVGNLSRDVTEVLILQLFSQIGPCKSCKMITEQPDSRRVNSSVGFSVLQHTSNDPYCFVEFYEHRDAAAALAAMNGRKILGKEVKVNWATTPSSQKKDTSNHFHVFVGDLSPEITTEDIKSAFAPFGKISDARVVKDMATGKSKGYGFVSFYNKLDAENAIVHMGGQWLGGRQIRTNWATRKPPAPKSTQENNTKQLRFEDVVNQSSPKNCTVYCGGIASGLTDQLMRQTFSPFGQIMEIRVFPEKGYSFVRFSTHESAAHAIVSVNGTTIEGHVVKCYWGKESPDMTKNFQQVSPPQ, from the exons ATGATGGAAGACGACGGGCAGCCCCGGACTCT ATACGTAGGTAACCTCTCCAGAGATGTGACAGAAGTCCTTATTCTTCAGTTATTCAGTCAGATTGGACCCTGTAAAAGCTGTAAAATGATAACAGAG CAACCCGATAGCAGAAGGGTCAACTCTTCTGTTGGATTTTCTGTTTTGCAGCATACAAGCAATGACCCATATTGCTTTGTGGAATTTTATGAACACAGAGATGCAGCTGCTGCATTAGCTGCtatgaatgggagaaaaattttGGGAAAG gagGTCAAAGTAAACTGGGCAACAACACCAAGTAGCCAGAAAAAAGATACTTCCA ATCACTTCCATGTGTTTGTTGGGGATTTGAGTCCAGAAATTACAACAGAAGATATCAAATCAGCATTTGCCCCCTTTGGTAAAATATC GGATGCCCGAGTAGTTAAAGACATGGCAACTGGAAAATCCAAAGGCTATggttttgtatctttttataacAAACTG gATGCAGAAAATGCAATTGTGCATATGGGAGGTCAATGGTTGGGTGGTCGTCAGATCAGAACCAACTGGGCCACACGTAAACCACCTGCACCTAAAAGTACACAAGAAA ATAACACTAAGCAGTTGAGATTTGAAGATGTAGTAAACCAGTCAAGTCCAAAAAATTGTACTGTGTACTGTGGAGGAATTGCCTCTGGGTTAACAG ATCAGCTTATGAGACAGACTTTCTCACCATTTggacaaattatggaaataagAGTTTTTCCAGAGAAAGGCTATTCATTTGTCAG ATTTTCAACCCATGAAAGTGCAGCCCATGCCATTGTTTCAGTGAATGGCACCACGATTGAAGGACATGTTGTTAAATGCTATTGGGGTAAAGAATCTCCTGATATGACTAAAAACTTCCAACAG GTGTCACCACCCCAATAA